A section of the Fibrobacter sp. UWB15 genome encodes:
- a CDS encoding NAD(P)/FAD-dependent oxidoreductase translates to MANFTSNRYDVVVCGAGPAGLMAACTLGRLTSGTRRILLLDKKEPWKEPIFCAEAVSKDRLNALWPVDNSFVRGSLSGIYFTSPKRYRAEFYSKDCGLILDRAKFHHSLSDGCVSAGVECRYDALIKKLEKAEDGWNLSVSVGGEIETLFAEAVIDATGPSCRLTREIECLKGIESGDTDLEPAIFAVADGIEHSKEHIELFFGSEFESGYGWIFPRDGKEVNIGFVLGKDVDHKVPLRQKLLDFIARDYPNAKVKAVYGGMIACGQSTKPMAKCGLFKAGDAASCVNPISRSGIVESLLCGRIVAESVREWLGDSGMNRSAIEAKVLDRWMAALGKKHLQVAHAKVGFNKISDKQFDRAAFKLSKLPREKQTLFRIFFNVLWAAPSLIWKMRSFLR, encoded by the coding sequence ATGGCAAATTTTACCTCAAATCGGTACGATGTGGTGGTTTGCGGGGCCGGTCCTGCCGGTCTCATGGCTGCCTGTACCCTTGGCCGCTTGACCTCCGGTACTAGACGGATTTTGCTTCTGGACAAAAAGGAACCTTGGAAGGAACCGATTTTCTGTGCCGAAGCAGTGTCTAAGGATCGCCTGAACGCGTTGTGGCCGGTAGACAATTCTTTTGTCCGCGGCTCCCTTTCGGGTATTTACTTTACCTCGCCCAAGCGCTACCGTGCTGAATTCTACAGCAAGGACTGTGGCTTGATTCTGGACCGAGCCAAGTTCCACCATTCCCTTTCGGATGGCTGCGTATCTGCAGGCGTGGAATGCCGCTATGATGCGCTGATCAAGAAATTGGAAAAGGCCGAAGATGGTTGGAATCTTTCAGTGTCGGTCGGCGGCGAAATCGAAACCTTGTTTGCGGAGGCCGTCATCGATGCGACTGGTCCGAGCTGCAGGCTGACTCGCGAAATCGAGTGCCTTAAGGGTATCGAGTCTGGCGATACCGATTTGGAACCCGCTATCTTTGCGGTGGCCGACGGAATTGAACACAGCAAGGAACACATTGAACTGTTCTTTGGCTCTGAATTTGAATCGGGCTACGGCTGGATATTCCCCCGCGACGGCAAGGAAGTGAATATCGGTTTCGTGCTGGGGAAGGATGTGGATCACAAGGTTCCCTTGCGCCAAAAACTGTTGGACTTCATTGCCCGGGATTACCCGAATGCAAAGGTCAAGGCCGTGTATGGCGGCATGATCGCTTGTGGCCAGTCGACAAAGCCTATGGCCAAATGCGGACTCTTTAAAGCCGGCGATGCTGCTAGCTGCGTGAACCCCATTAGCCGTTCGGGTATTGTGGAATCGCTCCTTTGCGGACGGATTGTCGCAGAATCGGTCCGGGAATGGCTGGGAGATTCCGGAATGAATCGTAGCGCCATTGAGGCGAAGGTTCTTGACCGCTGGATGGCTGCCCTCGGCAAAAAGCATTTGCAGGTGGCTCACGCTAAAGTTGGCTTTAATAAAATTAGTGACAAGCAGTTTGACCGTGCGGCGTTCAAGCTTTCGAAGCTTCCGCGCGAAAAGCAGACCTTGTTCCGTATATTCTTCAATGTTTTGTGGGCTGCACCTTCCTTGATCTGGAAGATGCGTTCCTTCTTGCGGTAG
- the radA gene encoding DNA repair protein RadA — translation MVALNKSKAKKEIEFLCTECGNTTPKWAGKCPFCGAWSSLKEHVVENILEGGRASRGLGGPVHKVVPLKDVATEDTRRLSSANAEFDRVLGGGLAPGSLVLIGGDPGIGKSTLVLSTLATMTAAGVKTLYVSGEESAVQVKLRSERLNVAGSDMLLLCETSLEKILSQAQELKPQVLVIDSIQTVYKSDLSGTPGCATQLRECTLDLMVFAKNTGCITILIGHVTKDGQIAGPRILEHMVDTVVYFEGDRNHQYRILRTIKNRFGATDEIGVFEMTGHGLSPVENPSRVFLQENVPPTPGSVVCCTLEGSRAMLFETQALVSSTTFAVPQRVAAGIDSKRLTIILALLEKFGGVVVGASDVFVSIAGGLKVSDTSSDLALALAIASNHLGIPLGRQAIAIGELGLSGEVRSVSLLETRLKEARRLGITEAVVPAGGRLPENTSGMKIVQVNTLSEAVNWLMDKK, via the coding sequence ATGGTAGCACTAAACAAATCGAAAGCGAAAAAAGAAATTGAGTTCCTTTGCACCGAATGCGGCAACACCACGCCTAAGTGGGCGGGCAAGTGCCCGTTCTGCGGTGCATGGAGCAGCCTCAAGGAACACGTGGTCGAAAATATTCTCGAGGGCGGTCGAGCCTCTCGCGGCTTGGGCGGTCCGGTGCATAAGGTGGTGCCGCTCAAGGATGTAGCGACCGAAGATACGCGGCGGCTGAGCTCCGCCAATGCCGAATTTGACCGCGTGCTGGGGGGCGGGCTTGCACCAGGTTCCCTGGTGCTCATTGGTGGCGATCCTGGAATCGGTAAGTCCACGCTCGTGCTTTCGACGCTCGCCACCATGACAGCCGCCGGCGTCAAGACGCTTTACGTGAGCGGCGAAGAGAGTGCGGTTCAAGTCAAGCTCCGCAGCGAACGCTTGAATGTCGCGGGCTCCGACATGCTTTTGCTATGCGAAACTAGCCTCGAAAAAATCCTCTCACAGGCGCAGGAACTCAAGCCGCAAGTGCTAGTGATTGATTCTATTCAGACTGTCTACAAGAGCGATTTGTCGGGCACTCCAGGGTGTGCTACACAGCTTCGCGAATGCACGCTCGATCTGATGGTGTTTGCCAAGAATACAGGCTGCATCACGATTCTGATCGGGCATGTGACCAAGGATGGGCAAATTGCGGGCCCGCGTATTTTGGAACACATGGTCGATACCGTCGTGTACTTCGAGGGCGACCGCAATCACCAGTACCGCATTCTCCGCACCATCAAGAACCGTTTTGGCGCAACAGACGAAATCGGTGTATTCGAGATGACGGGGCACGGGCTTTCTCCGGTCGAAAATCCCAGCCGTGTGTTCTTGCAAGAGAATGTTCCGCCGACGCCCGGGAGCGTGGTTTGCTGCACCTTGGAAGGCTCCCGCGCGATGCTCTTTGAAACGCAGGCCTTGGTAAGTTCTACGACCTTCGCTGTTCCCCAGCGAGTGGCTGCGGGAATCGATTCCAAGCGGCTGACGATTATTCTTGCTCTGCTGGAAAAATTCGGTGGGGTCGTCGTCGGTGCATCAGATGTGTTTGTTTCGATTGCCGGCGGGCTGAAGGTCTCCGACACATCATCGGACCTCGCCTTGGCGCTAGCCATCGCGAGCAATCACCTAGGTATCCCGCTGGGACGCCAGGCTATCGCCATTGGCGAACTGGGACTGTCTGGCGAGGTCCGTTCCGTGAGCCTGTTGGAAACACGGCTCAAGGAAGCCCGCCGCCTGGGAATCACCGAGGCGGTCGTGCCCGCGGGTGGACGCCTCCCCGAAAACACCTCCGGCATGAAAATCGTGCAAGTCAACACCCTCTCCGAAGCTGTAAACTGGTTGATGGACAAAAAGTAA
- a CDS encoding pentapeptide repeat-containing protein, translating to MNMKSVSKFGLCLVSALALNVFAQDNWAGKDLNVSFSNKRIDGFNFKNSKAVAHTTDFRRATGEGPNFQGAKLPGVSFQNAVISGANFEGADLSKATISGADIRSSSFEGVNFEEANLYRATLLDSKFPKTNMKNARLDAMKVSDNADFSKSDLTQASVMDVDLTAADFSKANLTRANFSRSLMANSDLRKATIVKTDFTACNLIAANFKGVDLIDVNFAKAGLSQANFSGAEFKNVNLQDADLSLTTFNDVDLSKTQLQKAKFAQSTVKNMKFDGQDLTGVIFDKGSVAKSSFTKAKLSKASFYDTEVSKNAFQNAELLKAVFDGAYVRKNIFDKADLTKANFANSTIERSDFILAQLAGVSFAGAKLEKVNFTNANMQGIKIDADTKMEDVDFSGANLEGAKIEKFTAKKVIYDNKTQFPSGFDPRQYGFTKRGEKAADIKVEGTGSSGKKKKRKKAADDEE from the coding sequence ATGAATATGAAGAGTGTATCCAAGTTCGGCCTGTGCCTTGTGAGCGCGCTTGCTCTCAATGTTTTTGCCCAAGACAACTGGGCAGGCAAGGACCTGAACGTTTCTTTCAGCAACAAGCGTATCGACGGCTTTAATTTCAAAAATTCCAAGGCCGTTGCACACACGACCGACTTCCGCCGTGCTACCGGTGAAGGTCCGAACTTCCAGGGCGCCAAGCTCCCGGGCGTGTCTTTCCAGAACGCCGTGATTAGCGGAGCAAACTTCGAAGGTGCAGACCTTTCCAAGGCAACCATCAGTGGTGCCGACATTCGCTCTTCTTCCTTCGAAGGCGTTAACTTCGAAGAAGCCAACCTTTATCGTGCAACCCTTCTGGACAGCAAGTTCCCGAAGACCAACATGAAAAACGCGCGTCTCGACGCTATGAAGGTGTCCGACAATGCTGACTTCAGCAAGTCTGACCTCACCCAGGCGTCCGTCATGGATGTGGACCTGACCGCTGCAGACTTCAGCAAGGCCAACCTGACCCGCGCAAACTTCTCCCGTTCCTTGATGGCTAACAGCGACCTCCGCAAGGCCACCATCGTCAAGACCGACTTTACCGCCTGTAACCTGATCGCCGCCAATTTCAAGGGCGTCGACCTCATTGACGTGAACTTCGCCAAGGCAGGTCTTTCTCAGGCTAACTTCAGCGGTGCAGAATTCAAGAACGTGAACCTGCAGGACGCCGACCTTTCCTTGACGACCTTCAATGACGTCGACCTTTCCAAGACTCAGCTCCAGAAGGCCAAGTTTGCCCAGTCCACCGTGAAGAACATGAAGTTCGACGGCCAGGACCTGACTGGCGTGATTTTCGACAAGGGCTCCGTCGCAAAGAGCTCGTTCACGAAGGCCAAGCTTTCTAAGGCATCCTTCTACGATACCGAAGTGAGCAAGAACGCTTTCCAGAACGCAGAACTCCTGAAGGCCGTGTTCGACGGCGCCTACGTTCGCAAGAACATCTTCGACAAAGCTGACCTCACCAAGGCCAACTTCGCGAATTCCACCATTGAACGTTCCGACTTCATTCTCGCCCAGCTCGCCGGTGTAAGCTTTGCCGGTGCCAAGCTCGAAAAGGTGAACTTCACCAACGCCAACATGCAGGGCATCAAGATTGACGCCGACACCAAGATGGAAGACGTGGACTTCTCCGGCGCAAACCTCGAAGGCGCCAAGATCGAAAAGTTCACCGCCAAGAAGGTAATCTACGACAACAAGACCCAGTTCCCGTCAGGCTTTGACCCGCGTCAGTACGGCTTCACCAAGCGTGGTGAAAAGGCCGCCGACATCAAGGTCGAAGGCACAGGTTCTTCGGGCAAGAAGAAGAAAAGAAAAAAAGCCGCTGACGACGAAGAGTAG
- a CDS encoding ATP-dependent helicase, which produces MALENMDLEQRQAVETTEGYVRVVAGAGSGKTRTLTQRYLYLVKEMGISPSNILCVTFTNKAANEMKKRIRTVLGGDDSGYISTFHGFCVRFLREEIHVLNYPKEFMILDEDDQKSLLHKAYADLGYSLKDLKISSVIDYIGGRKAADINYVSLFAELPSEGMTTKDHLLALSDATDDKWMRVYYRYLYEQKKNYALDFDDLILSTLYILENFPEQLDKWRKRMMYIMVDEYQDIDGQQYQLADLLASYHKNLFVVGDPDQTIYGWRGADVNRILEFDKTHENTKTILLQNNYRSTPSILKVPDAVIKNNKFRIEKVLRPQRVGGKTPVFYHAKNTREEAKWIVEQIQNAVQAGSVHYKDIAVLYRMHSQSRSVEEALMAENIPYKVYSGVGFYQRKEIKDVICYLRMLVYADDLSFVRTVNTPKRQFGPKKIATLQAFADARGVGLYEALLEIVSEAGLLNNVAADVSSQAELSSVGDESQKIDFDCKGFLARSNVVEYVKLIEKYRSRYKDMSVSEVLAKILRETKYEEMLRLDGDEDRLDNLAELKQGILEFENYYEEDASLDEYLQNIVLFTNTDEDTEEKDRVQLMTIHNAKGLEFPYVFVCGLNEGFFPVKRVQNKIQLEEERRLAYVAFTRAENVLCLSDAEDGVAGESGTRYPSRFLLEMDMGGLNIARGISEDFLEAAKAYIANIDRDREFLSDESLGLVKKAPSAEFAVGDRVVHKIFGAGIVKAVDEKNFCYEIAFEKFATPRSIQFDFPLTKIP; this is translated from the coding sequence ATGGCCCTAGAAAATATGGATTTGGAACAACGACAAGCGGTGGAAACCACCGAGGGTTATGTGCGCGTGGTGGCGGGGGCTGGGTCCGGCAAGACCCGGACGCTGACCCAGCGATACCTGTACCTGGTGAAGGAGATGGGCATTTCGCCGTCGAACATCCTTTGCGTCACGTTTACCAACAAGGCCGCGAACGAAATGAAAAAGCGAATCCGCACGGTGTTGGGCGGCGACGACAGCGGCTACATTTCTACGTTTCACGGTTTTTGCGTGCGATTCTTGCGCGAAGAAATCCATGTGCTGAATTATCCGAAAGAATTCATGATTCTGGACGAAGACGACCAGAAGTCCCTTTTGCACAAGGCCTACGCCGATTTGGGCTACTCGCTCAAGGATTTGAAAATCAGCAGCGTCATCGACTACATCGGGGGCCGTAAGGCGGCCGACATCAATTACGTCTCGCTTTTTGCGGAACTGCCATCAGAGGGCATGACCACTAAAGATCACCTGCTTGCGCTTTCGGATGCTACCGATGACAAGTGGATGCGGGTTTATTACCGCTACCTTTACGAACAGAAAAAGAATTACGCGCTGGACTTTGACGACCTGATTCTTTCGACGCTCTACATTCTCGAGAACTTTCCGGAACAGCTCGACAAGTGGCGCAAGCGCATGATGTACATCATGGTCGACGAATACCAGGATATCGATGGTCAACAGTACCAGCTGGCGGATTTGCTGGCGAGCTACCACAAGAACCTTTTTGTGGTGGGTGATCCGGACCAGACTATTTACGGTTGGCGCGGCGCCGATGTCAACCGCATTCTGGAATTCGACAAGACCCACGAAAACACCAAGACCATTTTGCTGCAGAACAATTACCGCTCCACGCCGAGCATTTTGAAAGTGCCGGATGCGGTTATCAAGAACAACAAGTTCCGAATCGAGAAAGTCTTGAGGCCACAAAGGGTTGGCGGCAAGACGCCTGTCTTTTACCATGCCAAGAACACCCGCGAAGAAGCCAAATGGATTGTAGAGCAAATCCAGAATGCCGTGCAAGCGGGTAGTGTCCATTACAAGGATATCGCAGTGCTTTACCGTATGCACTCGCAGTCGCGTTCCGTAGAAGAAGCATTGATGGCCGAAAACATTCCTTACAAGGTTTACAGCGGTGTCGGATTTTACCAGCGCAAAGAAATCAAGGATGTCATTTGCTACTTGCGTATGCTGGTATACGCTGATGATTTATCGTTTGTACGTACGGTGAATACGCCCAAGCGCCAGTTCGGCCCGAAGAAGATTGCGACTTTGCAGGCCTTTGCCGATGCCCGCGGAGTCGGGCTTTACGAGGCTCTGCTTGAAATCGTTTCGGAGGCGGGCCTTTTGAACAATGTGGCGGCCGATGTTTCGTCGCAGGCGGAACTTTCTTCTGTCGGCGACGAAAGTCAAAAAATCGATTTCGACTGCAAGGGATTCCTGGCCCGGAGCAATGTGGTCGAATACGTGAAGCTGATCGAGAAGTACCGTTCCCGCTACAAGGACATGAGCGTCTCCGAAGTCCTCGCGAAAATCCTGCGCGAAACCAAGTACGAAGAAATGCTGCGTTTAGACGGTGACGAAGACCGCCTGGACAATTTGGCGGAACTCAAGCAAGGCATTCTGGAATTCGAAAATTACTACGAAGAAGACGCTTCGCTAGATGAATACTTGCAGAACATCGTGCTGTTCACGAATACCGACGAAGACACCGAAGAAAAAGACCGCGTGCAGCTCATGACGATTCACAACGCGAAAGGCTTGGAATTCCCGTACGTATTCGTGTGCGGCTTGAACGAAGGTTTTTTCCCGGTCAAGCGCGTGCAGAACAAGATCCAGCTCGAAGAAGAACGCCGCCTGGCCTATGTGGCATTTACCCGCGCCGAGAATGTACTTTGCCTAAGCGATGCCGAAGACGGCGTTGCAGGCGAAAGCGGAACACGTTACCCTTCCAGATTCCTGCTTGAAATGGATATGGGCGGTTTGAACATCGCCCGCGGCATTTCAGAAGATTTTCTTGAGGCCGCGAAAGCCTACATTGCAAATATCGATCGCGACCGCGAATTTTTGAGCGACGAAAGCCTTGGGCTTGTAAAGAAGGCGCCTTCGGCCGAGTTTGCCGTAGGCGACCGCGTGGTGCATAAAATCTTTGGTGCAGGAATCGTGAAGGCGGTAGACGAAAAGAACTTCTGTTACGAAATCGCTTTCGAAAAATTTGCGACCCCGCGCTCTATCCAGTTTGACTTTCCTTTGACGAAAATTCCGTAA
- the tsaE gene encoding tRNA (adenosine(37)-N6)-threonylcarbamoyltransferase complex ATPase subunit type 1 TsaE yields MIFNSEEETYNWAIEFGRSLKPGDKVALYGNLGAGKTVISRGVCKGLGFEGSVCSPTYTILHEYPNNPPIFHFDLYRLDGGADLNEVGLDPDYLEKGISLIEWPERLEDNDPGLTHKIEIKILSETEREIVVTTL; encoded by the coding sequence GTGATATTCAATAGCGAAGAAGAAACATACAACTGGGCCATCGAATTTGGCCGGAGCCTGAAGCCGGGCGACAAGGTAGCTCTTTATGGCAACCTGGGCGCCGGCAAGACGGTCATCAGTCGCGGGGTCTGCAAAGGTCTCGGTTTCGAAGGGTCTGTCTGCTCCCCCACCTACACCATTCTTCACGAATACCCCAACAACCCGCCGATTTTCCACTTCGACCTTTACCGCCTGGACGGCGGCGCCGACTTGAACGAAGTCGGCCTCGACCCCGACTACCTCGAAAAGGGAATCAGCCTGATCGAATGGCCGGAACGCTTGGAAGATAACGACCCCGGTCTCACGCACAAGATTGAAATAAAAATCCTCTCGGAAACCGAGAGGGAAATCGTGGTCACGACCCTTTAA
- a CDS encoding AAA family ATPase, with amino-acid sequence MKILKVEFENINSLAGQWCIDFTDPSYSELDHSLFVISGKTGMGKTSILDAITLALYGATPRQGLVYNGNDGNAVMTSDKGNCFARVTYKCQKGVFVSEWNQRRARDKADGNLQPAQGEIYPVDNPQQKVFSGRTGANGELGKANAEIIQLDYSQFCRSIMLAQGEFSKFLNSSERERADILEKLNGTEKYRRIGKKVGDRRSGARDAKNSAQTAFDTLNNAMPKAEKIAADEALLAEFAEKEKNFAAQKTELESKIAWRNALNNALDRMNRVEGELAKAKQGKSDFAESEIRLARAEKARECVSLYTELNGLRTRKATDENALKRLMGDLPKATESLNKSSEQKKKAEEEKVAAEQFIAANEPVWNEIRKLDENLRNAKSVMNDSQSRKEKAAQDLANAEREFRLVKAAIQDIDPKVRELKAVQEANAGDINLRQVVPQSESLVAQIRKFDSEISVAQNAKKVAVDDCAKAEEELNRLSEKKQGLLQEQQDLFKDDVLVLADVIQKHLVDGEACPVCGSREHPACNHEKNTSVDGSRVLGVAEKIRELNAKMQKVESSLGQFEVAKTRAKTAEKAAVESIDSLTNQMQESVQQVTLLWKPWAEFNMDSVSAVLKDLKLRLLTFEKNQAELDALANKLDIARNNETLYNDKVTQAQANLDAETKSFGKFVAEFEKLKAARIEKFGRKNVDVESAAATDRKNAATEAYNAADNALCASEKSCSELNTRIATLKDSLAQTVGNIEKASADFAEALKAKDFADESAYLAAAMPETEFNQLQARKKAVDESLASASRLRQEAFENLEKVKAERSDEKPLETLLDEKKKLEDDLTVWQQKAGAAQAHVKSYRQNLAQLQVLEKDLEAKKAELARWDAMGEFFGVKDGSDFATFVQGLTFKSLLKLANRHLAIIKDRFRLVAKGNLGFEVEDAEFDHNRGISNLSGGEKFLVSLSLALGIADFASRNVRVESLFMDEGFGTLDDATLEDVMNCLRSQQREGKMLGIITHVESVVNSIGQKIELEAAQQGHSIIKGPGVSRGTAVA; translated from the coding sequence CGGAAAGACGGGTATGGGTAAAACCAGTATTCTTGATGCCATTACGTTGGCTCTTTATGGTGCTACGCCCCGTCAAGGCTTGGTATATAACGGCAACGACGGTAATGCCGTCATGACGTCTGACAAGGGCAACTGTTTTGCCCGAGTAACCTACAAGTGTCAAAAGGGTGTTTTTGTTTCGGAATGGAACCAGCGCCGAGCCCGTGATAAGGCTGATGGCAATCTTCAGCCGGCTCAAGGTGAAATCTATCCCGTAGACAATCCGCAGCAAAAAGTGTTCAGCGGTAGAACGGGTGCCAATGGTGAACTGGGAAAGGCCAATGCCGAAATCATTCAGTTGGATTATTCGCAGTTCTGCCGCTCCATTATGCTTGCGCAAGGTGAATTCAGCAAGTTCTTGAACAGTAGCGAAAGGGAACGTGCCGACATTTTGGAAAAATTGAACGGTACGGAAAAGTACCGCCGCATCGGTAAAAAAGTGGGAGACCGCAGGAGCGGAGCAAGGGATGCGAAAAATAGTGCGCAGACTGCTTTCGATACGCTAAATAATGCCATGCCCAAGGCAGAAAAAATCGCTGCTGACGAGGCCTTGCTTGCGGAATTTGCTGAAAAAGAAAAGAATTTTGCCGCCCAAAAGACTGAACTGGAGTCAAAAATCGCCTGGCGCAACGCCCTGAATAATGCCCTGGATCGTATGAATAGGGTCGAGGGAGAACTTGCCAAGGCAAAACAGGGGAAGTCGGACTTTGCCGAAAGCGAAATCCGTCTTGCTCGTGCCGAAAAGGCGAGGGAATGCGTTTCCCTTTATACGGAATTGAATGGCCTGCGCACTCGTAAGGCTACCGATGAAAATGCGTTGAAACGGTTGATGGGCGACCTTCCGAAAGCTACGGAAAGCCTGAATAAAAGTAGCGAACAAAAGAAAAAGGCCGAAGAAGAAAAAGTGGCGGCGGAACAGTTTATTGCGGCCAATGAACCTGTTTGGAACGAAATTCGCAAACTTGATGAAAATCTGAGAAATGCGAAGTCCGTGATGAATGATTCTCAATCGCGTAAGGAAAAGGCTGCTCAAGACCTCGCTAATGCTGAACGGGAATTTCGTCTGGTAAAGGCTGCTATTCAAGATATCGACCCGAAGGTGCGAGAACTCAAGGCTGTTCAAGAGGCTAACGCCGGCGATATCAACCTTCGGCAGGTCGTGCCTCAGAGTGAATCCCTTGTAGCGCAAATCCGCAAGTTTGACAGCGAAATTTCCGTCGCACAAAACGCTAAAAAAGTGGCCGTAGATGATTGTGCTAAAGCCGAAGAAGAATTGAATCGACTGTCCGAGAAAAAGCAGGGCTTGCTCCAGGAGCAGCAAGACTTGTTCAAAGATGATGTCCTGGTACTTGCGGATGTAATCCAGAAGCATTTGGTCGATGGTGAAGCCTGTCCGGTTTGCGGATCCAGGGAACATCCTGCCTGCAACCACGAAAAAAACACTTCCGTAGACGGATCTCGTGTATTGGGCGTCGCTGAAAAGATTCGCGAACTTAACGCCAAAATGCAAAAGGTGGAGTCTTCTCTAGGACAGTTCGAAGTTGCGAAGACACGCGCGAAGACCGCTGAAAAGGCTGCTGTAGAAAGCATTGATTCTCTGACGAACCAAATGCAGGAATCTGTTCAACAAGTCACTTTGCTTTGGAAGCCTTGGGCCGAATTCAATATGGATTCCGTTTCGGCGGTGTTGAAAGACTTGAAACTGCGACTGTTGACGTTCGAAAAGAACCAGGCGGAATTAGACGCTTTGGCGAATAAACTTGATATTGCGCGGAACAACGAAACTCTTTATAACGACAAGGTGACGCAGGCGCAGGCAAACCTGGATGCAGAAACGAAGTCGTTCGGTAAATTTGTGGCGGAATTCGAAAAGTTGAAGGCTGCCCGAATCGAAAAGTTTGGCCGCAAGAACGTAGATGTGGAATCGGCGGCGGCAACGGACCGAAAAAATGCGGCAACGGAGGCCTATAACGCAGCAGATAACGCTCTTTGTGCTTCCGAAAAGTCTTGCAGCGAACTCAATACGAGAATTGCTACGCTTAAGGATTCTCTAGCACAGACTGTCGGCAATATCGAAAAGGCTTCTGCCGATTTTGCGGAAGCCCTCAAGGCAAAGGACTTTGCAGACGAATCTGCTTATTTGGCTGCGGCCATGCCCGAAACGGAGTTTAATCAGCTGCAAGCCCGCAAGAAGGCTGTAGATGAATCTCTTGCGTCGGCGAGCCGCTTGCGCCAGGAGGCTTTTGAAAATCTTGAAAAGGTCAAGGCGGAACGTTCCGACGAAAAGCCTCTCGAAACGCTCCTTGATGAAAAGAAAAAACTGGAAGATGACTTGACGGTTTGGCAGCAGAAAGCTGGTGCCGCTCAGGCCCATGTCAAGAGCTATAGGCAGAACCTGGCTCAATTGCAGGTACTTGAAAAAGACCTTGAGGCGAAAAAGGCTGAATTGGCCCGTTGGGATGCCATGGGCGAATTCTTCGGCGTCAAGGACGGCAGTGATTTTGCCACCTTTGTGCAGGGGTTGACATTTAAGTCGCTGCTTAAATTGGCAAATAGGCATTTGGCGATAATCAAGGACCGCTTCAGGCTGGTGGCGAAAGGTAACCTGGGCTTTGAAGTGGAAGATGCGGAATTTGACCATAACCGTGGAATCTCGAATCTGTCTGGCGGCGAAAAGTTCCTGGTGAGTCTCTCGCTGGCCCTCGGTATTGCAGACTTTGCCAGCCGCAATGTTCGCGTAGAATCCCTGTTCATGGACGAAGGCTTCGGTACTTTGGACGATGCCACCTTGGAAGATGTGATGAATTGCCTCCGTAGCCAGCAGCGCGAAGGCAAAATGCTCGGAATTATTACCCACGTGGAATCGGTGGTGAACAGCATTGGCCAAAAAATTGAACTCGAAGCTGCTCAACAGGGGCATAGCATCATCAAGGGGCCAGGTGTGAGCCGGGGCACTGCAGTGGCCTGA
- a CDS encoding SufE family protein: MSELMDARLSEIREKFASFSDPDDKWKFLLDLARAHKGMDAALKAEKFIIQGCASTMYLVPNFDGAKIHFEMDVEGGTTNPLISRGLGALALKVYNDMAPADILAVDPKFFQDIGLNVGLSPTRSNGFASLVKQIYLYARVFAALAKK; encoded by the coding sequence ATGAGCGAATTAATGGATGCACGCCTAAGCGAGATTCGCGAAAAGTTTGCAAGCTTTAGCGACCCCGATGACAAGTGGAAATTCCTCTTGGATTTGGCTCGCGCCCACAAGGGAATGGACGCCGCCTTGAAGGCCGAAAAGTTCATTATCCAGGGTTGTGCCTCTACCATGTACCTGGTTCCGAATTTTGACGGCGCCAAGATCCATTTTGAAATGGATGTGGAAGGCGGTACCACGAATCCGCTGATTAGCCGCGGTCTTGGAGCCTTGGCACTCAAGGTCTACAACGACATGGCTCCCGCAGACATTCTCGCCGTGGATCCGAAGTTCTTTCAGGATATAGGCCTTAACGTGGGACTTTCTCCTACCCGCTCCAACGGCTTTGCGAGCCTGGTCAAACAGATTTATTTATATGCAAGGGTCTTTGCGGCCCTCGCCAAAAAATAG